The proteins below come from a single Nocardioides eburneiflavus genomic window:
- a CDS encoding glycoside hydrolase family 16 protein, whose translation MHPLRSALAAALAGLLAITLSTSVSPAAADHYDGAPGPVHAGNTFGWYQHGVFRQEFIGPKPAFWKKKGRGVVRTQNGMLTLMSTQRGSVSATLDLKGHTYGRWEIRMRARTMSKVKGGKPFKVVTELVPGGTRDQHCGGRDIGIENFTLGTNTVKSYVHTLPNNSYRGFLGRHLRNDRWHTYGVEVAEDHVSWFVDGHVINTERRAEALDPVTRQLKFELRAKGGQKMDPARMQMDWMRYWTMRAPNEKSIKAPQLELSTFNGAC comes from the coding sequence ATGCACCCCCTGAGATCCGCACTCGCCGCTGCCCTCGCCGGCCTGCTGGCGATCACCCTCTCCACGTCGGTCTCCCCTGCGGCGGCCGACCACTACGACGGCGCCCCCGGCCCGGTCCACGCCGGCAACACGTTCGGCTGGTACCAGCACGGCGTGTTCCGCCAGGAGTTCATCGGCCCCAAGCCGGCGTTCTGGAAGAAGAAGGGCCGCGGCGTCGTCCGCACCCAGAACGGCATGCTGACGCTGATGAGCACCCAGCGCGGCAGCGTGTCGGCCACCCTCGACCTCAAGGGCCACACCTATGGTCGCTGGGAGATCCGGATGCGGGCCCGCACCATGTCGAAGGTCAAGGGCGGCAAGCCCTTCAAGGTCGTCACCGAGCTCGTCCCCGGCGGCACCCGCGACCAGCACTGCGGCGGCCGTGACATCGGCATCGAGAACTTCACCCTCGGCACCAACACGGTGAAGTCCTACGTCCACACGCTGCCGAACAACTCCTACCGCGGGTTCCTGGGCCGCCACCTGCGCAACGACCGGTGGCACACCTACGGCGTCGAGGTCGCCGAGGACCACGTCTCGTGGTTCGTCGACGGGCACGTCATCAACACCGAGCGCCGCGCCGAGGCCCTCGACCCCGTCACCCGTCAGCTCAAGTTCGAGCTGCGCGCCAAGGGGGGCCAGAAGATGGACCCGGCCCGGATGCAGATGGACTGGATGCGCTACTGGACGATGCGCGCCCCCAACGAGAAGTCCATCAAGGCGCCCCAGCTCGAGCTCAGCACCTTCAACGGCGCCTGCTGA
- a CDS encoding barstar family protein produces the protein MSGLAAVLAGREAPGIHLWHGAFDVADVRHSVEHAGWGFGHVDGWTGADSKAAFLAALGEALDFPDHYGQNFDALADCLHDIGAGRDGVVLLWDGWATLARADEKAFSIALTVLGSRVNADRGVPFSVLLRGDGPPVPGITSLD, from the coding sequence ATGAGCGGACTCGCCGCCGTCCTCGCCGGGCGCGAGGCACCCGGCATCCACCTGTGGCACGGCGCCTTCGACGTCGCCGACGTACGCCACTCCGTCGAGCACGCGGGATGGGGCTTCGGGCACGTCGACGGCTGGACGGGCGCGGACAGCAAGGCCGCGTTCCTCGCCGCGCTCGGCGAGGCTTTGGACTTCCCGGACCACTACGGGCAGAACTTCGACGCGCTGGCCGACTGCCTGCACGACATCGGCGCCGGGCGGGACGGGGTCGTCCTGCTCTGGGACGGCTGGGCCACCCTCGCGCGGGCCGACGAGAAGGCCTTCAGCATCGCGCTCACCGTGCTCGGCTCCCGCGTCAACGCCGACCGCGGGGTGCCGTTCTCGGTGCTGCTGCGCGGAGACGGCCCGCCCGTGCCGGGCATCACCAGCCTCGACTAG
- a CDS encoding NADase-type glycan-binding domain-containing protein: MDSCVSCGAELGVGRFCLNCGHPIGAPAPAPARPRLAPAPVPVEQQPIAPPVQAADPTPVAPTSPPEVPVEGSTQPPLHSPTQPTVRPPAARRAEPPAPAPARTRPEWDPRDELLPYEEVDEVDLPAVRGHAWLYWIAGAALLVALVLVLLEVLESDDTAVDATAAVDGTASTESSQEAGANEEAAAGQDEAQPPEGVGKRRELAGTVTFDVPGTAPPTQDFDGSLVAYEAGQMGDGDPSTAWRIAGDATGQKITMTLPETAVIHRLGIVNGYAKNVAGVAWYPNNRRILTATWQFADGSAIEQTFAERPGLQMMKVPPVATRTLSITINAVTPPGSGSLGRDYTAISEVSIIGQRAG; encoded by the coding sequence GTGGACAGCTGCGTGTCGTGCGGGGCCGAGCTCGGCGTGGGCCGGTTCTGCCTCAACTGCGGACACCCGATCGGGGCGCCCGCGCCTGCGCCGGCGCGCCCGCGCCTCGCCCCCGCACCCGTTCCGGTCGAGCAGCAGCCGATCGCTCCGCCTGTCCAGGCAGCCGACCCGACGCCGGTCGCGCCGACGAGCCCGCCCGAGGTTCCGGTCGAGGGCTCGACCCAGCCGCCGCTCCACTCCCCGACCCAGCCCACGGTCCGCCCCCCGGCCGCGCGCCGGGCCGAGCCGCCGGCCCCCGCCCCCGCCCGTACCCGACCCGAGTGGGACCCGCGCGACGAGCTGCTGCCCTACGAGGAGGTCGACGAGGTCGACCTCCCGGCTGTCCGGGGCCACGCCTGGTTGTACTGGATCGCCGGCGCCGCGCTGCTCGTGGCACTGGTCCTCGTGCTGCTGGAGGTCCTCGAGTCCGACGACACCGCGGTCGACGCCACCGCCGCGGTGGACGGCACGGCCTCGACGGAGTCCTCGCAGGAGGCGGGAGCGAACGAGGAGGCCGCAGCGGGGCAGGACGAGGCGCAGCCGCCGGAGGGCGTGGGCAAGCGCCGCGAGCTGGCCGGCACGGTCACCTTCGACGTGCCGGGCACCGCCCCGCCGACGCAGGACTTCGACGGCAGCCTGGTCGCCTACGAGGCCGGCCAGATGGGCGACGGCGACCCGAGCACCGCGTGGCGCATCGCCGGCGACGCCACCGGGCAGAAGATCACGATGACCCTGCCCGAGACCGCCGTGATCCACCGCCTCGGGATCGTCAACGGCTATGCCAAGAACGTCGCCGGCGTGGCGTGGTACCCCAACAACCGGCGCATCCTCACCGCGACGTGGCAGTTCGCCGACGGCTCCGCGATCGAGCAGACCTTCGCCGAGCGCCCCGGGCTGCAGATGATGAAGGTGCCGCCGGTGGCGACGAGGACGCTCTCCATCACCATCAACGCCGTGACCCCTCCGGGGAGCGGCAGCCTGGGGCGCGACTACACCGCGATCAGCGAGGTCTCGATCATCGGCCAGCGAGCCGGCTGA
- a CDS encoding ribonuclease domain-containing protein, with protein sequence MAASPGRRRYRAFLLLVAAAALVVWFFTPADQDGPPASSGDTSSSGSRSESPSESPSESPSSSPTHRLTETNTPSTEPTTFPSAPPASEGTDPASGLPVVRLADLPPEAARTVELIDAGGPFPEPEHDGGTFGNREELLPDQPYGYYREYTVPTPGAETRGARRIVAGRGGELYWTADHYSSFSLIRRQP encoded by the coding sequence ATGGCCGCCTCGCCCGGGCGCCGGCGCTACCGGGCGTTCCTGCTGCTCGTCGCGGCGGCCGCGCTGGTCGTGTGGTTCTTCACCCCGGCCGACCAGGACGGCCCGCCCGCGAGCAGCGGCGACACGTCCTCGTCCGGGTCCCGGTCCGAGTCGCCGTCCGAGTCGCCGTCCGAGTCCCCGTCGTCGTCCCCCACGCACCGGCTGACCGAGACCAACACCCCGAGCACCGAACCGACCACGTTCCCCTCCGCGCCACCCGCGAGCGAGGGCACCGACCCCGCCAGCGGCCTCCCGGTCGTACGGCTCGCGGACCTGCCGCCCGAGGCGGCCCGCACCGTCGAGCTGATCGACGCCGGCGGTCCCTTCCCGGAGCCCGAGCACGACGGCGGCACCTTCGGCAACCGCGAGGAGCTGCTGCCCGACCAGCCGTACGGCTACTACCGCGAGTACACGGTCCCCACGCCGGGCGCCGAGACCCGCGGCGCCCGCCGGATCGTCGCCGGACGGGGCGGGGAGCTCTACTGGACGGCCGACCACTACAGCTCCTTCTCCCTCATCCGGAGGCAGCCATGA
- a CDS encoding threonine aldolase family protein — MIDLRSDTLTRPTPGMREAMARAEVGDDVYGEDPTTAALQERVAELFGHEAALFTPTGSMANVLAVASVVSPGEEVLCESSAHIARAELGAHGAISGITMRTWTQPRGQVDLAAIESMHAPDMGPFFVRTAAVSVENTHNFAGGAVLPVDDLRALRAWADRSGTRVHLDGARLWNAHVATGTPLVEYGRVADVLAVCLSKGLGAPIGSLLVGSTDAVAEARVRRKRLGGGMRQVGVLAAAGAYALDHHVERLADDHAHARLLGEALGLDPDTVETNIVVVDRPDAASFVERAAEEGVRIAAVGPRAVRLVTHLDVTPADAERAAVVLSRLAGR; from the coding sequence GTGATCGACCTGCGCTCCGACACCCTGACCCGCCCGACGCCCGGGATGCGCGAGGCGATGGCGCGCGCGGAGGTGGGCGACGACGTCTACGGCGAGGACCCCACGACCGCCGCGCTGCAGGAGCGGGTCGCGGAGCTGTTCGGCCACGAGGCGGCGCTGTTCACCCCGACCGGGTCGATGGCCAACGTGCTGGCCGTGGCGAGCGTGGTGTCCCCGGGCGAGGAGGTGCTCTGCGAGTCCTCCGCCCACATCGCCCGCGCGGAGCTCGGCGCCCACGGTGCGATCAGCGGCATCACGATGCGCACGTGGACGCAGCCCCGCGGCCAGGTCGACCTCGCCGCCATCGAGTCGATGCACGCCCCCGACATGGGTCCGTTCTTCGTGCGGACCGCGGCGGTGTCGGTGGAGAACACGCACAACTTCGCCGGCGGCGCGGTGCTCCCGGTCGACGACCTGCGCGCACTGCGTGCGTGGGCCGACCGGAGCGGCACGCGGGTCCACCTCGACGGCGCCCGGCTCTGGAACGCACACGTCGCCACGGGCACCCCGCTCGTCGAGTACGGCCGGGTCGCCGACGTGCTCGCCGTGTGCCTGTCGAAGGGGCTCGGCGCCCCGATCGGGTCGCTGCTGGTCGGCTCGACCGACGCGGTCGCGGAGGCACGCGTACGCCGCAAGCGCCTCGGCGGCGGGATGCGGCAGGTCGGCGTACTCGCGGCGGCAGGGGCGTACGCCCTCGACCACCACGTCGAGCGGCTGGCCGACGACCACGCCCACGCCCGGCTGCTCGGCGAGGCGCTCGGCCTGGACCCGGACACGGTCGAGACCAACATCGTGGTGGTCGACCGACCCGACGCGGCGTCGTTCGTGGAGCGGGCGGCGGAGGAGGGGGTGCGGATCGCGGCCGTCGGCCCGCGCGCCGTACGCCTGGTCACCCACCTCGACGTCACCCCGGCCGACGCCGAGCGCGCGGCCGTGGTGCTCAGCCGGCTCGCTGGCCGATGA
- a CDS encoding polyprenyl synthetase family protein — protein MTTWDPTAFRDQVQGVLDAFLDDREAELAPLGPDAGRLIAEARTAVRGGKRFRAAFCHWGHRAIRPDVPDELALARACASLEVLHASALVHDDYMDASDTRRGRPATHRAFEAEHRAAGWRGDPGQYGAAAAILLGDLLLGWAEDMLRRSGFPADEVAPGLALFEQCRNEVIAGQFLDVSVQARGRADVDTAMTVLRYKSAKYSIERPLHIGAGLAGATTQQIEQLTRFGLPLGEAFQLRDDLLGVFGDPAETGKPAGDDLVEGKRTVLVALALDAAPQAAAQRLDAALGTPLSSADVDELRGIIDGSGARAQVEAVITQLADHAVEALRAADVDDRAREVLTELAAAATQRSV, from the coding sequence GTGACGACCTGGGACCCCACAGCCTTCCGTGACCAGGTCCAGGGGGTGCTCGACGCGTTCCTCGACGACCGCGAGGCGGAGCTGGCCCCGCTCGGCCCCGACGCCGGCCGGCTGATCGCGGAGGCCCGTACGGCGGTGCGCGGCGGCAAGCGGTTCCGCGCGGCGTTCTGCCACTGGGGGCACCGGGCGATCCGGCCCGACGTGCCGGACGAGCTGGCGCTGGCCCGGGCCTGCGCGTCGCTCGAGGTGCTCCACGCGAGCGCCCTGGTCCACGACGACTACATGGACGCCTCCGACACCCGCCGCGGCCGCCCCGCGACGCACCGGGCGTTCGAGGCCGAGCACCGCGCCGCCGGCTGGCGCGGCGACCCGGGGCAGTACGGCGCCGCCGCCGCGATCCTGCTCGGCGACCTGCTGCTCGGCTGGGCCGAGGACATGCTGCGGCGCAGCGGCTTCCCCGCCGACGAGGTGGCGCCCGGGCTCGCCCTCTTCGAGCAGTGCCGCAACGAGGTGATCGCCGGGCAGTTCCTCGACGTGTCCGTGCAGGCGCGCGGGCGGGCCGACGTCGACACCGCCATGACGGTGCTGCGCTACAAGTCGGCCAAGTACTCCATCGAGCGCCCGCTCCACATCGGCGCCGGCCTGGCCGGCGCCACGACGCAGCAGATCGAGCAGCTGACCCGGTTCGGGCTGCCGCTCGGCGAGGCCTTCCAGCTGCGCGACGACCTGCTCGGCGTCTTCGGCGACCCGGCCGAGACGGGGAAGCCGGCCGGCGACGACCTCGTCGAGGGCAAGCGCACGGTCCTCGTCGCGCTCGCGCTCGACGCAGCCCCACAGGCGGCCGCCCAGCGGCTCGACGCCGCCCTGGGCACTCCCCTGTCCTCGGCCGACGTCGACGAGCTGCGCGGCATCATCGACGGCTCGGGCGCTCGCGCGCAGGTCGAGGCCGTCATCACCCAGCTCGCCGACCACGCCGTCGAGGCGCTGCGGGCCGCCGACGTCGACGACCGCGCGCGCGAGGTGCTGACGGAGCTGGCCGCCGCCGCGACCCAGCGGAGCGTGTGA
- a CDS encoding class II 3-deoxy-7-phosphoheptulonate synthase, translating to MTLRDASSLGSSGQAAIPTLEQLHALGPLQQPTYPDSGAVDAAVARLRTAPPLVFAGECDDLTEKIAAVTRGEAFLLQGGDCAETFAGVTADNVRNKLRVLLQMAVVLTYAASVPVVKLGRLAGQYAKPRSSDLETRDGVTLPAYRGDAVNGYDFTPEARVPDPQRLVEVYNSSAATLNLVRAFVTGGYADLRQVHTWNTDFVQSSPFGQRYEAMADEIERALTFMKAIGADPDEFHRVDFHSSHEALLLEYEQALTRIDSRTDLPYNVSAHFVWIGERTRQLDGAHIELLSKIRNPIGIKLGPTTTPDDALAYASRLNPDNTPGRLTFITRFGAGKIRDGLPALVEKVTAEGLNVAWVCDPMHGNTFEASSGYKTRRFDDVIEEVQGFFDVHRALGTWPGGIHVELTGDDVTECVGGGEEIDEVGLAHRYESVCDPRLNRVQSLELSFLVAEMLRKA from the coding sequence GTGACCCTTCGAGACGCCTCGTCCCTCGGCTCCTCAGGACAGGCCGCCATCCCCACCCTCGAGCAGCTGCACGCGCTCGGGCCCCTCCAGCAGCCCACCTACCCCGACTCCGGGGCGGTCGACGCTGCCGTGGCCCGACTGCGGACCGCGCCGCCGCTGGTCTTTGCGGGCGAGTGCGACGACCTCACCGAGAAGATCGCCGCGGTCACCCGCGGGGAGGCCTTCCTGCTCCAGGGCGGCGACTGCGCCGAGACCTTCGCCGGCGTGACCGCCGACAACGTCCGCAACAAGCTGCGGGTGCTGCTGCAGATGGCCGTCGTGCTGACGTACGCCGCGTCGGTGCCGGTCGTGAAGCTCGGCCGCCTCGCGGGCCAGTACGCCAAGCCGCGCAGCAGCGACCTCGAGACGCGCGACGGCGTGACGCTCCCCGCCTACCGCGGCGACGCCGTCAACGGCTACGACTTCACCCCCGAGGCGCGCGTGCCCGACCCCCAGCGCCTCGTCGAGGTCTACAACTCGTCCGCCGCGACGCTCAACCTCGTGCGCGCCTTCGTCACGGGCGGCTACGCCGACCTGCGTCAGGTGCACACCTGGAACACCGACTTCGTGCAGTCCTCGCCGTTCGGCCAGCGCTACGAGGCGATGGCCGACGAGATCGAGCGCGCGCTCACCTTCATGAAGGCCATCGGCGCCGACCCCGACGAGTTCCACCGCGTCGACTTCCACTCCAGCCACGAGGCGCTGCTGCTGGAGTACGAGCAGGCCCTGACCCGCATCGACTCGCGCACCGACCTGCCCTACAACGTCTCCGCGCACTTCGTGTGGATCGGTGAGCGCACCCGCCAGCTCGACGGCGCGCACATCGAGCTGCTGTCGAAGATCCGGAACCCGATCGGCATCAAGCTCGGGCCCACGACGACCCCGGACGACGCCCTCGCCTACGCCTCGCGGCTCAACCCCGACAACACCCCGGGCCGGCTCACCTTCATCACCCGCTTCGGCGCGGGCAAGATCCGCGACGGGCTCCCCGCGCTGGTCGAGAAGGTCACGGCCGAGGGCCTCAACGTGGCCTGGGTCTGCGACCCGATGCACGGCAACACCTTCGAGGCGTCGTCGGGCTACAAGACCCGCCGCTTCGACGACGTGATCGAGGAGGTGCAGGGCTTCTTCGACGTGCACCGTGCCCTCGGCACCTGGCCGGGCGGCATCCACGTCGAGCTCACCGGTGACGACGTCACCGAGTGCGTCGGCGGCGGCGAGGAGATCGACGAGGTCGGCCTTGCCCACCGCTACGAGTCCGTCTGCGACCCGCGCCTCAACCGCGTGCAGTCCCTCGAGCTGTCGTTCCTCGTCGCGGAGATGCTGCGGAAGGCCTGA
- a CDS encoding Rv2175c family DNA-binding protein, which translates to MSDTPLADRDLAALVPEWLDWSQVAGLLGVTPGKVRTMIREHELAAAVPVPGAGPKVPADFIQDGLVVKGLPGLLTLLHDHRFDDRECIAWLFTDDDLPGRPIDALRENRGSEVKRRAQVLEY; encoded by the coding sequence ATGAGTGACACGCCCCTCGCCGACCGTGACCTGGCCGCCCTCGTCCCGGAGTGGCTCGACTGGAGCCAGGTCGCCGGGCTGCTCGGCGTCACGCCCGGCAAGGTCCGCACCATGATCCGCGAGCACGAGCTCGCCGCCGCGGTCCCCGTGCCGGGTGCGGGCCCGAAGGTCCCGGCGGACTTCATCCAGGACGGGCTGGTGGTCAAGGGCCTGCCCGGTCTGCTCACGCTCCTCCACGACCATCGCTTCGACGACCGCGAGTGCATCGCGTGGCTGTTCACCGACGACGACCTCCCCGGCCGCCCGATCGACGCGCTGCGCGAGAACCGCGGCAGCGAGGTCAAGCGCCGCGCCCAGGTGCTGGAGTACTGA
- a CDS encoding DMT family transporter, with protein MHAQQTRRTTLLAALVLLALAASWGSTFFMIKDLLDRVPTLDFLAVRFTIASLVLVVVAPKALGRLSPVVRRHAVVLGLLYGLAQILQTAGLAHTPASISGFVTGLYVVCTPLLAAAILRTRIPPITWAAVALATVGLGVLALNGFSIGYGELITLASAVLYALHIVGLGAWSSAQDAVGMTILQIMVIAVVCTLATVHDGIVLPDRSGDWLSVAYMAVVVGAAGLLGQTWAQAHLAPTRSAIIMSMEPVFASFFAVWLGGEDLTTRLLLGGGMVLVAMLAVELAPRRVVEGEVPHIAV; from the coding sequence GTGCACGCCCAGCAGACCCGCCGTACGACCCTGCTGGCCGCGCTGGTGCTGCTCGCGCTGGCCGCGAGCTGGGGGTCGACGTTCTTCATGATCAAGGACCTCCTCGACCGGGTCCCGACGCTCGACTTCCTCGCCGTACGGTTCACGATCGCCTCGCTGGTGCTGGTGGTCGTCGCGCCGAAGGCCCTCGGCCGGCTCTCCCCCGTCGTCCGCCGCCACGCGGTGGTCCTCGGGCTCCTCTACGGCCTGGCCCAGATCCTCCAGACCGCTGGCCTGGCGCACACGCCCGCCAGCATCAGCGGCTTCGTCACCGGCCTGTACGTCGTGTGCACGCCGCTGCTCGCGGCGGCGATCCTGCGTACCCGGATCCCGCCGATCACGTGGGCGGCCGTCGCGCTCGCCACCGTCGGGCTGGGCGTGCTGGCCCTCAACGGGTTCAGCATCGGCTACGGCGAGCTCATCACCCTGGCCTCGGCCGTCCTGTACGCCCTGCACATCGTCGGGCTCGGCGCCTGGTCCAGCGCGCAGGACGCGGTCGGCATGACGATCCTGCAGATCATGGTGATCGCCGTCGTGTGCACGCTGGCGACCGTGCACGACGGGATCGTGCTGCCGGACCGGTCGGGCGACTGGCTGTCGGTGGCCTACATGGCCGTGGTCGTCGGCGCCGCAGGACTCCTCGGCCAGACGTGGGCACAGGCCCACCTGGCACCGACGCGCAGCGCGATCATCATGAGCATGGAGCCGGTCTTCGCCTCCTTCTTCGCGGTCTGGCTCGGCGGCGAGGACCTCACCACGCGGCTCCTCCTGGGCGGTGGCATGGTGCTCGTCGCGATGCTGGCCGTCGAGCTCGCCCCGCGCCGGGTCGTCGAGGGAGAGGTCCCGCACATCGCCGTGTGA
- a CDS encoding PASTA domain-containing protein: MTSTPATPVRQGPPGRAPTRAVPVTTTARRRSVKGPVALLLSVLLLGGVAAGAWWFGWERWTTTPGVLNLDQVAATDELEDAGLEAEVGEPAYSENVAAGLVIATDPEPGGRVLDGGTVTLVLSLGPERYDVPDLAGQTEDQAQDALAATNLAFGESSGRWSETVPEGQVIRSSPKVGTTLKPGATVDLVLSRGRKPIEVKDFTGQSFEDARAALEKRRLQVSVTDEQFSDTVAEGDVISQDPTSGTLFRGDTVSFVVSLGPELVEVPRVRAMGVEAATELLEGLGFQVETEQSDTYLGLGFVSSSDPEQGEQVPKGSTITLFLV, from the coding sequence ATGACCAGCACGCCCGCCACGCCCGTACGGCAGGGCCCGCCCGGACGCGCGCCGACACGGGCGGTGCCCGTCACCACCACCGCACGCCGCCGGTCCGTGAAGGGCCCGGTCGCGCTGCTGCTCTCCGTCCTCCTCCTCGGCGGCGTGGCCGCCGGGGCCTGGTGGTTCGGCTGGGAGCGCTGGACGACCACCCCCGGCGTCCTCAACCTCGACCAGGTTGCCGCCACCGACGAGCTCGAGGACGCGGGCCTGGAGGCCGAGGTGGGCGAGCCCGCCTACTCCGAGAACGTGGCCGCCGGCCTGGTCATCGCGACCGACCCCGAACCTGGCGGGCGGGTGCTCGACGGCGGCACCGTGACCCTCGTGCTGTCGCTCGGCCCGGAGCGCTACGACGTGCCCGACCTCGCCGGCCAGACCGAGGACCAGGCACAGGACGCGCTCGCCGCGACCAACCTCGCGTTCGGCGAGAGCTCGGGGCGGTGGAGCGAGACGGTGCCCGAGGGCCAGGTCATCCGGAGCTCGCCGAAGGTCGGCACCACGCTCAAGCCCGGCGCCACGGTCGACCTGGTGCTGAGCCGCGGCCGCAAGCCGATCGAGGTGAAGGACTTCACCGGCCAGTCGTTCGAGGACGCCCGGGCGGCGCTGGAGAAGCGCCGCCTGCAGGTGAGCGTCACCGACGAGCAGTTCAGCGACACCGTCGCCGAGGGTGACGTCATCTCGCAGGACCCCACCTCGGGCACCCTCTTCCGCGGCGACACCGTGTCCTTCGTGGTCTCCCTCGGACCGGAGCTCGTCGAGGTGCCACGGGTGCGGGCGATGGGCGTCGAGGCGGCCACCGAGCTGCTCGAGGGACTCGGGTTCCAGGTCGAGACCGAGCAGTCCGACACCTATCTCGGCCTCGGGTTCGTCTCGAGCAGCGACCCCGAGCAGGGCGAGCAGGTCCCGAAGGGCTCCACGATCACGTTGTTCCTCGTGTGA
- a CDS encoding lytic transglycosylase domain-containing protein, whose protein sequence is MTRPHARPAARPAARPARGPLDRLRRGVGLAVGLVLAVTVAAGHAAPAHADHQRLPSGRTLVPYVVERGDTASGLAVRFGAWTAEIVSHNHLGRDGALRVGQRIEIPVVRRRGTPAQPTRTRMWQHPDRDREKVRRVIAGAARNHGVDPQLALAVAWQESGWQMDVVSSADAIGAMQVLPSTGRWMEHYAGRDLDLRRTGDNAKAGVLLLRVLSRHTQRRAHKIGAYYQGLGAVRRHGLYGETRTYVSNVEAIKRRLEAGRPPA, encoded by the coding sequence GTGACCCGACCCCATGCCCGACCAGCCGCCCGACCAGCCGCCCGACCAGCCCGCGGACCACTCGACCGCCTCCGCCGTGGCGTGGGCCTCGCGGTCGGACTGGTCCTCGCGGTCACCGTGGCGGCCGGCCACGCCGCTCCCGCGCACGCCGACCACCAGCGCCTGCCGTCCGGCCGCACGCTCGTGCCGTACGTCGTGGAGCGGGGCGACACCGCGTCCGGCCTCGCCGTGCGCTTCGGCGCCTGGACCGCGGAGATCGTGTCCCACAACCACCTCGGCCGGGACGGGGCGTTGCGGGTGGGCCAGCGGATCGAGATCCCGGTGGTGCGCAGGCGCGGGACGCCGGCCCAGCCGACCCGCACGAGGATGTGGCAGCACCCCGATCGGGACCGCGAGAAGGTGCGCCGCGTGATCGCCGGCGCCGCGCGCAACCACGGCGTCGACCCGCAGCTCGCCCTCGCCGTCGCCTGGCAGGAGTCCGGCTGGCAGATGGACGTGGTGTCGAGCGCCGACGCCATCGGCGCCATGCAGGTGCTTCCCTCGACCGGGCGCTGGATGGAGCACTACGCCGGCCGCGACCTCGACCTGCGTCGGACCGGCGACAACGCCAAGGCCGGCGTCCTGCTGCTCCGCGTCCTCTCACGCCACACGCAGCGCCGAGCGCACAAGATCGGCGCCTACTACCAAGGCCTCGGTGCGGTCCGCCGGCACGGGCTCTACGGGGAGACCCGGACGTACGTCTCCAACGTCGAGGCCATCAAGCGGCGGCTGGAGGCGGGCCGGCCGCCGGCGTGA